Within Butyrivibrio fibrisolvens, the genomic segment CCTGAGGATGCACTTTATGAGATAGGTTTTGATTATCTGTCTTATGATGAATCGATCCTGCCTCTTGAGATCGCGTTTACTGCTGATGGAAGTTATCCTTTCTATGAGGCTAGGAGCATAACTCTTGAGACTATCTGGGTATCAGAAGATACTACCAGCATCGACCGTTATGGCAATGAGATCGTAGCACTTCCTCAAAAGCTTGTCAGATGGGAACACAAAGAGCTGGGTGATTCCAGTTACAGATATTCAAGCCCGCTTCTTGTAGAGCTTACAAAAGGTGAACATACTTTTGGTATATCTGTTAAGGAAGGCACTATGCTCCTTGGAGATATCACTTTAAAAGCACCTGTCAGGATTCCTGAATATACAGGATCAAAGGCAGCAGAGGGCGAGGGCCTTATCACTATAGAAGGTGAAGACTTTACTTATCGTAATGATTCTTCTATACATTCTTCTTATGAATTTGATACATCTATCAGTCCTATTTCTGCTAAGCAGAAAGTACTCAATCTGGTAGATGAGGATTCATTCAATACAGCCGGTCAGACTATCACATACAGTTTCAACGTAGATAAGGCCGGTTATTACAATCTTGCTATGAATTACAGACAGTCTGAAAAAAATGACTTTCCTGTATTTCTTGATATCAGGATTGATGATGAGATTCCCAATACAGCATTTCAGTCTTACTGGCTTACTAAGTCAACAAAATTTACCACCAAAGCATTCACAGATTCTGATGGTAATGCGCTTAGCGTATATCTTGAAGAGGGAGATCATACCATATCACTTACCATAAGTGCAGACAATATAAGATACGCCCTTGAAGAAGTTGACAGGATCATGTCACAGATAAGTGATCTGTCGCTTGAAGTTACCAAGGTTGCAGGTACCAATAAGGATAAATATCGTGACCTCAAACTTACAAGATATATTCCTGATCTTCAGGAAAGGCTTCAAGGCTGGGTTGATGACCTTAATGCTATCGCTTCTGAAGCTACAGTTTATGTAGGGACAGATGATCCTGAAGATGTTGCAGCTTTTTCATATCTTCTGATCGCAGCTGATCAGCTCCAGAGTCTTGCAGATGAACCTGACGAGCTTGTGTACAGGGTAGATGAACTATCTACAAGTGTTAACTCTATAAATACACAGATAGCTAACTTCGTTGACATCATGAATGACAATGATATAGCGATAGACAGGATATATCTATATCAAAATGATGCAAAGCTTCCTTCTGGCCTTAACTTTTTTGAAGGACTTTTGATGAGTGCAGAGAGGTTTTTCTATTCATTCTTTGGACAGAGCTACTCTGCAAGTAATACAGATGAGTCTCATATACAGGTATGGGTCAACCGCCCCAGACAGTATGTAGAGATCATGCAGAAGATGATAGATGAAGAGTTCACTGCTTCAACAGGGATAGAAGTCGATCTCTCCATCATGACTGATGCGCAGAAGCTTATTTTGTCCAACGCATCAGGTGATACTCCGGATATAGCTACAGGTATCAACTATTCGATACCTTTTGATCTTGCTATAAGAGGAGCTTTGGTAGACTTGACTCAGTTTGATAATTACAAGGAAGTATTTGGAAGGTATTCTGACGGTCTATTGGTTCCCTCGGTAGTAGGAGACGGACTTTATTCACTTCCGGAGACTATGAATTTCTATGTAATGTTCTATAGAACAGATGTTTTGGAAAAACTGGGACTTTCGGCACCTGATACTATAGATGATCTTATAGCTATGCTGCCGGATCTTCAGATGAGAGGACTTAACGTATATTATCCTACAGCAGCGATGCTGGCTATGAGGAACTTTCATGGAACTACACCTCTTATATTCCAAAATGACGGATCACTATATGGAGATACAGCTCTTGATATAGAGCTTGATTCTGAGACATCGGTTGAGGGCTTCACACAGCTTACAGAGCTTTTCACTTTATATGATCTTCCTGTGGATGTTCCTAATTTCTATCAGCATTTTAGAAACGGTGACCTTCCAATTGGTATAGCTGACTTTAACTCTTACAACCTTATATTGAATGCTGCTCCTGAGATAGCTAATTCATGGGAGATAGCTCTTGTGCCGGGCATCACTGACGATAGCACAGGTGAAGTTGTCAGATATATGTCGGGCGGAGCAGAGAGCACAGTTATGTTTGCATCTGATGAGGAAAGAGAACAAAAGGCCTGGGAGTTTATGGATTGGTGGTCCAGCGCGCAGGTTCAGGCAGAGTTTGGTCAAAGGCTCCAGATCCTATACGGAGATGAGTATATCTGGCCGACAGCCAATCTTGAAGCTTTTACGCTTCTTCCATATCCGACAGATGACAAGGATGTGATCTTAGAGCAGGCTCAGTATATCCTTGAAGCTCCAAGGCTTCTTGGAAGCTACATGATGGAACGAGAGTTGTCCAATGCTTTTAATGATGTAGTAGTTAACGGTGAGTCTGTAAGATCTGAAATAGATGAAACAGTCAAATCTGTTGACAGAGAGACTAGAAGGAAGCTCGAAGAATTCGGATATATAGATGCGGATGGCAACGTACTTGAAGAGTACATAACTCCTTCTATTTCCAAAGTAAGAGAGATTATGGAGCGATAAGTAGTTATTTCTATCAGAAAAAGGGGAAACAAAGAAATGTTTTTGCCAAAAGCCAAGGTAGGGGCCAGATCACATTCAAACAGAGCAGGTTATCTGTTTACAGGTCCTTATGCAATCCTTTTTATAATTTTCATACTTGCACCTGTTGTCACAGCGATAGGTCTTTCGTTTACAAACTTTAATACGATCCAGACTCCCAAAGTTGTTGGTTTTCTGAATTATATCAATCTGATAACAGCTGATGATGTATTTATGAAATACGTCCTTCCAAACACTGTTAAATATGCTCTGATAGTAGGCCTTGGAGGATATGCTCTTGCATTTCTTCTGGCATGGGCGCTTTCAAATCTGACTAAAGGGCCAAGGACAGTATTTGCACTGATACTGTATTCACCCAGTATGACTACAGGTGTAGCAATGGCTGTTTTGTGGAAGATCATGTTCACAGGTGATCAGACAGGTTATATCAATTCATGGCTTATGGATATAGGTGCTATAGATGAGCCTATCATCTGGCTTTCAAGCGCGCAGTACCTTCTTCCTATAGTTATAATAATAGGCCTTTGGTCCAGCATGGGTATAGGCTTTCTGTCAATTCTTGCAGGTCTTTTGAATGTTGATGAAAGTCTCTATGAGGCAGCAGCCATAGATGGTGTCAAGAATAGATTCCAGGAGATGATATATGTGACAATCCCTTCTATGAAGCCTCAGATGCTCTTTGCAGCAGTTATGCAGATAGTTGGAGCCTTCCAGAACGGTACGATATCCACCATGCTTGCAGGTAATCCTACTCCCGGATATGGAGCTCAGCTTATCGTAAACCACATAGAAGACTATGGATTTATCAGATACGAGATGGGTTATGCTGCGGCAGTATCTGTAGTACTTCTTTTGATAGTTCAGGCCTTCTCGGTATTCTTTAACAGATTATTCGGAAGCGCAGATGAGTAAATACTATTTAGATTAAAAATATACTAAGAAAATACTATTGGCGCTGCGAGCTCCGCCAATATCGAACCATTAGTCACTCGCGACATGAGGTTATAAAATGGCTGCTTATAGAGGACACCGGACCAATCCGGACAAATTCGAAAAAGGTCAGATCAAGATCTATATAATGATCCTTCCAATGATCCTTTTGACGGGACTTCCGATCATATTCATCATATTCCATGCTTTTAAGCCTATGGAAGAGTTGTTCGCATTCCCGCCAAAGTTTATTACAACTAATCCAACGCTTGATAATTTTGCCAAGCTTGCCAAAGCTTCCAGAAGTGCAAGTATTCCGCTTAGCAAATATGTCTTTAACAGCGTGTTTATAACAATCGTATCAGTTCTTGCCTCACTTCTTTTTTCTACAATGGCTGCATATGCCCTGTCCAAGCTTAAGTTTAAGGGAAGAACAATGATGATGCAGATCAACCAGATAGCTCTTATGTTTGTGGCTGTAGCTGTTATGATCCCAAGATACCTTATCGTTAATAAACTTGGACTCATAGATACATATCTGGCAGAGATACTTCCGCTTATAGCTGTTCCCGTAGCTCTGTTCCTGGTAAAAGGGTTCGTGGATCAGGTGCCGGATTCTCTTATAGAAGCTGCATATCTTGACGGAGCTTCTGAGTGGAGGATATATACAAGCATCATCATCCCGCTTATAAAACCGGCTATAGCAACAGCAGCAATCCTTGTATTCCAGCAGGTTTGGACCAATATCGAATATGCCAACTACTATATCAATGATGATTCACTTAAGTCGCTGGCATTTTATATGAATACACTTACAAGCGCAACTACTACCAACACTGTAGCTGGTCAGGGTATTGCAGCTGCAGCATCTCTTATAATGTTTTTGCCTAATCTGATCCTCTTCTGTATCCTTCAGAACAGCGTCATGAACACAATGGCAACATCCGGTATTAAGTAAAACATAAAGAGGACGTGAAAGTGAAAAAGATATCTGAAAAAAGGCAAAATAAAAGCAGTTTTAAAAATATCCTGAAAAGATCGATAGGGATAGCGCTTATAGGGATCAGCCTTATCTGGAATGCAGATGTATTAACGGCCCATGCTGACGCTCCCTATAAGACTTATACGGTAGATGGATACAATTCTGTAACAGAGACGCAGACAGCATATCTTCCGTATAAGACTATCACCAAGATAGGTGATGAATCTCTTATGACTCCTACAGATTTTACTCTTCTTGATGACGGAACTATGTATGTTCTTGATAGCGGTAATAAGAGAGTAGTAGTTGGTGATGCTGATGGCAATCTTGTGACTACTTTCGGAGAAGGGGTTCTGGTAGGACCTAAGGGCATATATGTTACTGACAAGCATATTACCTATGTTGCAGACAGAGATGCCAAGTCCATATTCGTATTTGATGAAAACGGAGAACTGATCCATACCTATACAAGACCGCAAGTTGCCATGTACGGCGATGCTCTTGACTTTCTTCCACTTAAGATAGTGGTTAATTCATCAGGTACTATGTATATCGTCTGCGAATCTAATACTAATGGTATAGTTGAGATCAGTCCTGTTGATAACGGAACTTTCCTTGGATATTTCGGAACCAATGCAACAAGCGCATCTGTCTGGACTATCGTATGGAGAGCGCTTCTTACGGATGCTCAGCGTGCCAAGATGGTTGGTAATATACCTGCAACTCCCGATAACATGGCAATCGATGAAAAGGGTATTATCTATACTGTCACAAGAGGTGAAGGTGATGATACCTTAAAACGCCTTAATATAGCAGGCGTAAACATGATAACAGATCCTGGCAAGAGCGATACGGTTCCTGCAGCTATAGCCGTTGGTAATCACGATAACTTCTTTGTAGTGTCGCAGCAGGGCTTTATATATGAGTACAACAATGAAGGTCAGCTGCTTTTCATGTTTGGAGGTAAGGATGATGGTCAGCAGAGGATAGGCCTTTCTACCAAAGCCGAAGCTATCCAGATAGGAAGCGATGACAAGATCTATGTCCTTGATTCTGACAAGGCGCAGATTCAGGTCTATGAACCTACAGAGTTTACTGATTATCTTCATGAAGCTTTATATCTTTTTTCAAAAGGAAGGTATGAAGAGAGTAAAGAGCCTCTGTCACAGGTTCTTATGATGAACAATCTCTTCGACTATGCCAATATGGCAATGGGCAAGGCTCTTTACAAAGAAGGAGATTATGAGGGAGCACTCAAATACGCCAAGCTCTCTATAGATAATGACCTGTACTCAGATTCTTTCTGGGAGATAAGAAATATATGGCTTAAGAAGAATCTGTCAACAGTTATCGTCATAATCCTTGTACTGATAGTTCTTAATAAGATCGTTAAATACCTTGACAATAAAAAGAATATTTTAAGTAAACCAAAAGCTTTTGTACAGAAGATAAAGAATCAAAAGCTTGTAGCACAGCTTCGATATATTTTCTTTTACATGAGGCATCCAATTGATGGCAATTATGGTATCAAGCGTCAGAACAAGGTGTCGGTACTTGCTTCTAATATACTTCTTGCTCTTATGATCGTGTTCTATATCATTAACAAGTATTTCTGCGGATTCATGTTCAAGACAGTAAGAGAGGGACAGTTCGATGTTGCATCGGATATCATCATAATCCTCGTGGGACTGTTTCTTATAGTAGGATGCAATTATCTTATGTGTACCATCAATGACGGTGAAGGTAAGTTCAAGGCTATATACTGTTCCTTTATTTATTCAGCATCACCGTTTTTGGTCTTCATGCCTTTTATCTTCGCTTTAAGCCACGTTGTTACATACAACGAAGAGTTTTTTGTAAGCTTTGGCAGGTTCTGTATGGTCTGTTGGATCCTGGTTCTTATATTCATAGCGATCAGAGAGATCAACAACTATACAGTTGGCGAGACCTTTAAGATCATAGGACTTACTGTTTTTACAATACTTATAGTATGTCTTCTTGCATTTATTATCTATGTACTGTGGTCGCAGGTATTCGACTTCCTGCAGTCACTTGTAGGAGAGGTGGTGTATCGCATTGGCGGCTGATAATAAGATTTTGGGATTTATAAAAAAAGGTACGTGCGCAGCCTTATCAATTGCACTGGCGCTTGGCGCAGCCTCCTATGCTCAGCGATATGAGTATATGCTGGGAGGAGAGAATATCAGCGTTGTATATGCGCAAGATGAACTTGACGGCCATAAATATGTAGCATCAAGCTCAGGATATAATCTGTACGTAAGTGAAGAGGATCTTTCTATCATCATAGAAGATAAGACAACAGGGGCAAGGCTTGAAAGCTATCCAACTTATGATGATCAAAAGTGCAATGCCACATGGATCGGAGCTATGCGATCTGCAGTTGTCATGACTTTGATAAGTGCCAATGATGATACCAAGCAGGCAGATCTTGTCAATGATGATGTGGACAAGAAGATCACATATACAGATACAGGCTTTACGGCAACTCTTTACTGGAATACTTATAAGCTTGGCTTGACACTTACAGTATCTCTTACAGATGAGGGACTTACAGCAAGGATTGCAGAAGATTCCATCAAAGAAGATGGAGATTCCTATTATATAGGAACTGTATCTATGTACCAGTACATGGGAAGTTCCTACCTTGATGACAAAGAAGGATATATGTTCATCCCTGATGGTAACGGTGCACTTGTTTATCTTGATGACAAAGAGGGAAGATTTTCAAGCGGATATTCGGCTCTTATATATGGAGAGGATGTTGGATTTGATGAATCGGAAGTTAATACCCTCCTTCTTGACAGATATAACACTATAACAGATCCTCAGCAGATCCTGGCTCCGGTATTTGGAATAGCTCATACAGATGATCAGATAGCTTTTCTTGGAATAGTCGAAGATGGCGCGCAGAGAGCTGATATCAATGTTATGCCCAATGGTGTGAGTATTGATTATAACAGGTCCTATGCAAGATTTATCTTAAGAAAGCTCTACACGCAGCCTACCAGCAACAATTCT encodes:
- a CDS encoding carbohydrate ABC transporter permease, with protein sequence MAAYRGHRTNPDKFEKGQIKIYIMILPMILLTGLPIIFIIFHAFKPMEELFAFPPKFITTNPTLDNFAKLAKASRSASIPLSKYVFNSVFITIVSVLASLLFSTMAAYALSKLKFKGRTMMMQINQIALMFVAVAVMIPRYLIVNKLGLIDTYLAEILPLIAVPVALFLVKGFVDQVPDSLIEAAYLDGASEWRIYTSIIIPLIKPAIATAAILVFQQVWTNIEYANYYINDDSLKSLAFYMNTLTSATTTNTVAGQGIAAAASLIMFLPNLILFCILQNSVMNTMATSGIK
- a CDS encoding YIP1 family protein; this encodes MKKISEKRQNKSSFKNILKRSIGIALIGISLIWNADVLTAHADAPYKTYTVDGYNSVTETQTAYLPYKTITKIGDESLMTPTDFTLLDDGTMYVLDSGNKRVVVGDADGNLVTTFGEGVLVGPKGIYVTDKHITYVADRDAKSIFVFDENGELIHTYTRPQVAMYGDALDFLPLKIVVNSSGTMYIVCESNTNGIVEISPVDNGTFLGYFGTNATSASVWTIVWRALLTDAQRAKMVGNIPATPDNMAIDEKGIIYTVTRGEGDDTLKRLNIAGVNMITDPGKSDTVPAAIAVGNHDNFFVVSQQGFIYEYNNEGQLLFMFGGKDDGQQRIGLSTKAEAIQIGSDDKIYVLDSDKAQIQVYEPTEFTDYLHEALYLFSKGRYEESKEPLSQVLMMNNLFDYANMAMGKALYKEGDYEGALKYAKLSIDNDLYSDSFWEIRNIWLKKNLSTVIVIILVLIVLNKIVKYLDNKKNILSKPKAFVQKIKNQKLVAQLRYIFFYMRHPIDGNYGIKRQNKVSVLASNILLALMIVFYIINKYFCGFMFKTVREGQFDVASDIIIILVGLFLIVGCNYLMCTINDGEGKFKAIYCSFIYSASPFLVFMPFIFALSHVVTYNEEFFVSFGRFCMVCWILVLIFIAIREINNYTVGETFKIIGLTVFTILIVCLLAFIIYVLWSQVFDFLQSLVGEVVYRIGG
- a CDS encoding extracellular solute-binding protein — protein: MALLRGSSKSNIKKTSGLLTAFVVLISFMGQTYALSVNATEVDASDAASVVSDAEDAELGSESEGGEASSDTDEDIERLSTNYTTISKGYTSSEYEGEDIAYRMEDILGTEYSSYLTTDSHDYTDGSVADVSHSDYIEVTVDVPEDALYEIGFDYLSYDESILPLEIAFTADGSYPFYEARSITLETIWVSEDTTSIDRYGNEIVALPQKLVRWEHKELGDSSYRYSSPLLVELTKGEHTFGISVKEGTMLLGDITLKAPVRIPEYTGSKAAEGEGLITIEGEDFTYRNDSSIHSSYEFDTSISPISAKQKVLNLVDEDSFNTAGQTITYSFNVDKAGYYNLAMNYRQSEKNDFPVFLDIRIDDEIPNTAFQSYWLTKSTKFTTKAFTDSDGNALSVYLEEGDHTISLTISADNIRYALEEVDRIMSQISDLSLEVTKVAGTNKDKYRDLKLTRYIPDLQERLQGWVDDLNAIASEATVYVGTDDPEDVAAFSYLLIAADQLQSLADEPDELVYRVDELSTSVNSINTQIANFVDIMNDNDIAIDRIYLYQNDAKLPSGLNFFEGLLMSAERFFYSFFGQSYSASNTDESHIQVWVNRPRQYVEIMQKMIDEEFTASTGIEVDLSIMTDAQKLILSNASGDTPDIATGINYSIPFDLAIRGALVDLTQFDNYKEVFGRYSDGLLVPSVVGDGLYSLPETMNFYVMFYRTDVLEKLGLSAPDTIDDLIAMLPDLQMRGLNVYYPTAAMLAMRNFHGTTPLIFQNDGSLYGDTALDIELDSETSVEGFTQLTELFTLYDLPVDVPNFYQHFRNGDLPIGIADFNSYNLILNAAPEIANSWEIALVPGITDDSTGEVVRYMSGGAESTVMFASDEEREQKAWEFMDWWSSAQVQAEFGQRLQILYGDEYIWPTANLEAFTLLPYPTDDKDVILEQAQYILEAPRLLGSYMMERELSNAFNDVVVNGESVRSEIDETVKSVDRETRRKLEEFGYIDADGNVLEEYITPSISKVREIMER
- a CDS encoding carbohydrate ABC transporter permease, with amino-acid sequence MFLPKAKVGARSHSNRAGYLFTGPYAILFIIFILAPVVTAIGLSFTNFNTIQTPKVVGFLNYINLITADDVFMKYVLPNTVKYALIVGLGGYALAFLLAWALSNLTKGPRTVFALILYSPSMTTGVAMAVLWKIMFTGDQTGYINSWLMDIGAIDEPIIWLSSAQYLLPIVIIIGLWSSMGIGFLSILAGLLNVDESLYEAAAIDGVKNRFQEMIYVTIPSMKPQMLFAAVMQIVGAFQNGTISTMLAGNPTPGYGAQLIVNHIEDYGFIRYEMGYAAAVSVVLLLIVQAFSVFFNRLFGSADE